A DNA window from Ornithinimicrobium humiphilum contains the following coding sequences:
- a CDS encoding MOSC domain-containing protein → MPQPRVVAVSRDAEHRFSKVPVGSITLVEGLGVVDDAHAGSTVQHRSRVRRDPTQPNLRQVHLIPVELFADAAKAGHPLGPGDLGENVLTAGLDLVALPEDTRLRVGNAVLRVTGLRNPCAQINTFRPGLLKVVLFRGDGTPLDRPAPGTGAPGAASAHVIRRAGVMSVVERGGEVRAGDPVEVELPAGPHRPLRPV, encoded by the coding sequence GTGCCTCAGCCGCGCGTCGTCGCCGTCAGCCGCGATGCCGAGCACCGCTTCAGCAAGGTGCCGGTCGGCTCCATCACGCTCGTGGAGGGGCTCGGGGTCGTCGACGACGCCCACGCGGGGTCTACGGTGCAGCACCGCTCCCGGGTGAGGCGCGACCCGACGCAGCCCAACCTCCGTCAGGTGCACCTGATCCCCGTCGAGCTCTTCGCCGACGCGGCGAAGGCCGGCCACCCGCTGGGACCCGGCGATCTGGGCGAGAACGTCCTGACCGCCGGTCTCGACCTCGTCGCCCTTCCCGAGGACACCCGGCTGAGAGTCGGGAATGCGGTGCTGCGGGTGACCGGGCTGCGCAACCCCTGCGCGCAGATCAACACCTTCCGACCGGGCCTGCTCAAGGTCGTGCTGTTCCGCGGCGACGGCACCCCCCTCGACCGTCCCGCTCCGGGCACGGGGGCTCCGGGGGCGGCCTCGGCACACGTCATACGCAGGGCCGGGGTGATGTCAGTCGTGGAGCGCGGCGGTGAGGTCCGTGCGGGCGACCCGGTCGAGGTGGAGCTGCCCGCCGGGCCGCACCGCCCGCTGCGACCCGTCTGA